Proteins encoded together in one Pontiella desulfatans window:
- a CDS encoding DUF368 domain-containing protein codes for MIDYISNMLKGALMGAANVIPGVSGGTMALLTGIFEKLINTIKSFDTKAIKLGCTFKFKELFEHIDIKFLSAIGIGVVASILSVARLLEYLFESHALYVWSFFFGLILASVYFVGLRIGKRSGSVVALFILGTAVAAALAFLEPAEQNASIPYLLICGAVAMCSMILPGLSGSYVLLLMGNYQLVMIDAINNFDFKVLIPVGIGAVGGLVVFARLLSWIFKKFHDQTIALLTGFIFGSLAILWPWKTPDIKTFQDGDAIKEKVVGYFYQLPELNAETGIAIAIMLAGIVIIALVETMAGKLKTT; via the coding sequence ATGATCGACTACATTTCCAACATGCTCAAGGGCGCGCTGATGGGCGCGGCCAACGTGATTCCGGGCGTCTCCGGCGGTACCATGGCCCTGCTGACCGGTATCTTTGAAAAACTCATAAACACCATTAAATCCTTCGACACGAAAGCCATCAAGCTCGGATGCACCTTCAAGTTCAAGGAGTTGTTCGAGCATATCGACATCAAGTTCCTCTCCGCCATCGGCATCGGTGTGGTGGCCAGCATCCTCAGCGTGGCCAGGCTGCTGGAATACCTGTTTGAAAGCCACGCCCTCTATGTGTGGTCGTTCTTTTTCGGTCTCATCCTCGCCTCCGTCTACTTCGTTGGCCTCAGGATCGGCAAGCGCAGCGGGTCCGTGGTTGCCCTGTTCATTCTCGGCACCGCCGTGGCTGCGGCCCTCGCCTTCCTGGAACCGGCCGAACAGAATGCCTCCATCCCCTACCTGCTCATCTGCGGCGCAGTGGCCATGTGCAGCATGATCCTGCCCGGCCTCTCCGGCTCGTATGTCCTGCTGCTGATGGGCAACTACCAACTGGTGATGATCGACGCGATCAACAATTTCGACTTCAAGGTCCTGATCCCCGTTGGCATTGGCGCCGTCGGCGGTCTCGTCGTCTTCGCCCGCCTGCTCTCCTGGATCTTCAAGAAGTTCCACGACCAAACCATTGCGCTGCTCACCGGCTTCATCTTCGGTTCCCTGGCCATTCTCTGGCCCTGGAAAACACCGGATATCAAAACCTTCCAGGATGGGGATGCCATCAAGGAAAAAGTGGTCGGCTATTTCTATCAGCTTCCCGAACTCAATGCCGAAACCGGCATCGCCATCGCCATCATGCTCGCCGGCATCGTTATCATTGCCCTCGTCGAAACCATGGCCGGCAAGCTCAAGACCACCTAA
- a CDS encoding NifU family protein, translating to MTDQEIMDAVNVIMAEEVAPALASHGGGALVTKVENGVVFVELEGGCKGCPGARMTMKNGIETLLKERVPEVKEVIDDTVHM from the coding sequence ATGACAGATCAGGAAATTATGGACGCAGTCAATGTCATCATGGCAGAGGAAGTTGCACCTGCCCTTGCATCGCACGGCGGTGGCGCACTGGTAACCAAGGTTGAAAACGGCGTGGTGTTCGTGGAGCTTGAAGGCGGTTGCAAAGGGTGCCCCGGCGCACGCATGACCATGAAGAACGGAATCGAGACCCTCCTTAAGGAACGCGTTCCGGAAGTGAAGGAAGTGATCGACGATACCGTCCACATGTAG
- a CDS encoding response regulator yields the protein MKILIAEDNAFSRTLLKKTLTKAGYDVIAAENGDVAWEVLQQDDPPKLALIDWMMPGLSGIEVCRKIREIDSAIPIYVILLTAKSDKEDVLEGFSAGADDFIKKPFDSGELLARIQVGRRLVEQQALMHCLIDSIPDPIYMKDSRGLYLGCNAAYARFVGTDFDDIFARTASDVLPPAQAQQSHMEDLRVLANGEIFETEGWVNSAEGHDVYHSTIKIPYLESSAGSTGMIGICRDLTKRIEMEQEMRRLAVAVEQSTESIMITGVDGTILYANAAFETTTGYRLDEVLGQHLDILKSGKHDDAFFEKLWETISSGNTWGGELTNRKKDGNLYVEEAVIYPIRNDSGKVVNYVAISRDITQEREIEKHLRQQQKMNAIGELAGGVSHDFNNILTAILGYVALCMNSVEEDGKVYGYLKEIVKAGDRATKLVRQILTFSRQEEQEFTSLELQSIIEDSLSMVQTTMKKSIALKLDIDPKCGAIHGDPTQLQQVMINLCTNAAHALGKEGQGTLSVKLKQVELHGRRADDQAIDLDPGFYACIMVKDTGCGMPPEVLERIFEPYFTTKKKGEGTGFGLSIVHGIVRKHRGTITVDSEEGVGTTFTLYFPLLLETVEQEKQALDLSTPEGYGHILFVDDDEAVLSMGREILESFGYSVVTATNGKRGFETFMQNPNGFDALVTDYSMPEANGHELIKKVLDVRQDIPAILCSGYMEKVDGEDLKNLGHAAYMAKPIDWRELSRTIQREIGKQG from the coding sequence ATGAAAATTCTGATTGCCGAAGACAACGCGTTCTCCCGTACCCTGCTAAAAAAAACACTCACGAAGGCGGGCTACGATGTGATTGCCGCCGAAAACGGCGACGTGGCCTGGGAGGTGCTCCAGCAGGACGATCCGCCCAAGCTTGCGCTGATCGACTGGATGATGCCCGGCCTCAGCGGCATCGAGGTGTGCCGCAAGATCCGCGAAATCGATTCGGCGATTCCCATCTACGTGATTCTGCTCACCGCCAAGAGCGACAAGGAGGACGTGCTCGAAGGGTTCTCGGCGGGGGCCGACGATTTCATCAAGAAGCCGTTCGACAGTGGCGAATTGCTGGCCCGCATCCAGGTTGGGCGCCGCTTGGTCGAGCAGCAAGCCTTGATGCACTGCTTGATTGATTCCATTCCCGACCCGATCTACATGAAGGACAGCCGCGGCCTCTACCTCGGTTGCAACGCCGCCTACGCGCGCTTCGTCGGTACCGATTTCGACGATATTTTTGCCCGTACGGCATCCGATGTTCTGCCGCCGGCCCAGGCGCAGCAGTCGCATATGGAAGACCTGCGCGTCCTGGCCAATGGCGAAATTTTCGAAACCGAAGGTTGGGTGAACAGCGCCGAGGGGCACGACGTCTACCACAGCACCATCAAGATTCCCTATCTGGAATCCTCCGCCGGATCCACCGGCATGATCGGAATCTGCCGCGACCTCACCAAGCGCATCGAAATGGAGCAGGAGATGCGCCGCCTCGCCGTCGCGGTCGAGCAGTCCACCGAATCGATCATGATCACGGGGGTTGACGGCACCATCCTTTATGCCAATGCGGCGTTCGAAACTACAACGGGCTATCGTCTTGACGAAGTCTTGGGCCAGCATCTCGACATCTTGAAAAGCGGAAAGCACGACGACGCCTTTTTCGAGAAGCTTTGGGAAACCATTTCCTCCGGAAACACCTGGGGGGGCGAGCTAACCAACAGGAAAAAGGATGGAAACCTCTATGTCGAGGAGGCGGTGATCTATCCGATTCGAAACGATTCAGGGAAAGTGGTCAACTATGTCGCGATCAGCCGCGACATCACCCAGGAGCGCGAAATCGAAAAACACCTGCGCCAGCAGCAGAAAATGAACGCCATCGGTGAACTCGCCGGTGGTGTGTCGCACGACTTCAACAATATCCTCACCGCCATCCTTGGCTATGTTGCACTCTGCATGAACTCGGTCGAGGAAGACGGCAAGGTCTATGGCTATCTCAAGGAAATCGTGAAGGCCGGCGACCGGGCAACCAAGCTGGTGCGCCAGATCCTGACCTTCAGCCGCCAGGAGGAACAGGAGTTCACTTCGCTCGAACTCCAGTCGATCATCGAGGATTCGCTCAGCATGGTGCAGACCACCATGAAGAAGAGCATTGCGCTCAAGTTGGATATCGATCCCAAATGCGGCGCCATCCACGGCGATCCGACGCAATTGCAACAGGTGATGATCAACCTCTGCACCAATGCTGCGCATGCGCTGGGCAAGGAAGGCCAGGGTACCCTGAGCGTGAAACTCAAGCAGGTTGAGCTGCATGGCCGCAGGGCCGACGACCAGGCCATTGATCTTGATCCTGGGTTCTATGCGTGCATCATGGTGAAGGATACCGGTTGCGGCATGCCCCCCGAGGTGCTCGAACGGATCTTCGAACCCTACTTCACCACCAAGAAAAAGGGTGAGGGGACGGGGTTCGGTCTTTCGATCGTCCACGGCATTGTCCGGAAGCACCGTGGCACCATCACGGTCGATAGCGAAGAGGGGGTGGGCACCACGTTCACGCTTTACTTCCCGCTGCTTTTGGAAACGGTCGAACAGGAAAAGCAAGCCTTGGATCTTTCCACGCCCGAGGGCTATGGCCACATTTTGTTTGTCGACGACGACGAAGCCGTGCTCTCGATGGGGCGCGAGATTCTCGAATCCTTCGGCTATTCGGTCGTCACGGCCACCAACGGCAAGCGCGGGTTCGAGACGTTCATGCAGAATCCCAATGGGTTCGATGCCCTGGTAACCGACTACAGCATGCCAGAGGCCAATGGCCATGAGCTGATCAAGAAGGTGCTGGACGTTCGGCAGGACATTCCTGCCATCCTCTGCAGTGGCTACATGGAAAAGGTGGATGGCGAAGACCTCAAGAACCTCGGTCATGCCGCCTACATGGCCAAGCCCATCGACTGGCGCGAGCTGAGCCGCACCATCCAACGCGAGATCGGCAAGCAAGGATAG
- a CDS encoding 3-keto-disaccharide hydrolase: MTFKQTKTKIGMLAALLINVMAIGAETSNEGWIQLFNGTDIDDWIVKLNHHEMGDNFGDTFRVEDGLLKVRYDKYEEFGERFGHLYYKQPFSNYHLVVEYRFVGKLHEGAPQYADLNSGVMLHAQNPKTILKDQNWPIAVELQFLAGQPNNKPRATGNVCTPGTHIVYKGALTEKHVVQSTAETYPPGEWVRAEAIVDGSNRIVHIINGKKVLEYSQPQIGGGVIAGYDPDLFVLGKLLTEGFIGLQAEGQPIDFRKVELKLLQPDRRDKPLPTTTDQ; this comes from the coding sequence ATGACCTTCAAACAAACGAAAACCAAAATCGGCATGCTCGCGGCACTCCTGATCAACGTGATGGCGATCGGCGCCGAGACGTCCAACGAGGGATGGATACAGCTATTCAACGGCACGGACATCGATGATTGGATCGTGAAACTGAACCATCACGAGATGGGCGATAATTTTGGGGATACGTTTCGCGTCGAGGACGGCCTTCTCAAGGTGCGATACGACAAATACGAAGAATTTGGCGAGCGCTTCGGGCATCTCTACTACAAGCAGCCATTCTCCAACTACCATCTGGTGGTCGAGTACCGCTTTGTCGGGAAACTGCATGAGGGAGCTCCCCAATATGCCGACCTCAACAGTGGAGTGATGCTGCATGCCCAAAACCCGAAAACAATCCTGAAAGACCAGAACTGGCCCATCGCCGTCGAATTGCAGTTCCTTGCCGGGCAACCGAACAACAAACCGAGGGCAACCGGCAATGTCTGCACACCGGGAACCCATATCGTCTACAAGGGTGCACTGACCGAAAAGCACGTTGTTCAGTCGACGGCCGAAACCTATCCCCCCGGGGAATGGGTACGTGCCGAAGCGATTGTTGACGGTAGCAACCGCATTGTCCACATCATCAACGGGAAGAAGGTGCTCGAGTATTCGCAACCCCAAATCGGCGGAGGCGTCATTGCCGGCTATGATCCGGATCTGTTTGTGCTAGGCAAGCTGTTGACGGAAGGATTCATCGGCCTTCAGGCCGAGGGCCAGCCGATCGACTTCCGCAAGGTGGAACTGAAGTTGCTCCAACCAGACCGGCGGGATAAGCCCTTGCCAACCACTACCGATCAATAA
- a CDS encoding flavodoxin family protein, with protein sequence MNVVGFNGSPHENGNTALAMKLVFGELEKAGIETELIHVGKEKLRGCMSCHACLKSQDGTCVFDDDPVNGWIQKMAEADGILLGSPVHFSGVGGTMKSFLDRAFYVAGVNGNLFRHKVGASVAAVRRSGGLPTVDAMNKFINYAEMIMPASNYWNVAHGLRGGEVEQDEEGVQIMEVLGKNMAWIMKLMEYGKEHIPAPEPVAKAWTHFIR encoded by the coding sequence ATGAACGTTGTTGGATTCAATGGAAGCCCCCATGAAAACGGGAATACGGCACTCGCAATGAAACTCGTTTTCGGCGAACTGGAAAAAGCCGGCATCGAGACCGAGCTGATCCACGTCGGCAAGGAAAAGCTGCGCGGATGCATGTCCTGCCACGCGTGTTTGAAAAGCCAGGACGGAACCTGTGTTTTCGACGACGACCCGGTGAATGGGTGGATCCAGAAGATGGCCGAAGCCGATGGCATTCTGCTCGGATCCCCGGTTCATTTCTCCGGTGTTGGCGGCACGATGAAATCGTTCCTCGACCGGGCCTTCTATGTTGCGGGTGTTAATGGAAACCTATTCCGCCACAAGGTAGGCGCCTCCGTTGCCGCAGTCCGGCGCTCGGGCGGACTTCCCACGGTTGATGCCATGAATAAATTCATCAACTACGCCGAAATGATCATGCCCGCCTCCAACTACTGGAACGTCGCCCACGGATTGAGGGGCGGAGAAGTCGAACAGGATGAAGAGGGCGTGCAGATCATGGAGGTTCTGGGGAAAAACATGGCTTGGATCATGAAGCTGATGGAATACGGAAAAGAGCACATTCCTGCGCCCGAGCCGGTGGCCAAAGCCTGGACCCATTTTATCCGCTAG
- a CDS encoding 3-keto-disaccharide hydrolase: MKHGKIAAIITLCVWSAVCVAEPGTPLSEPVIKKWTEPGEKGKTVEFMTIDGVMVHETDEAKQPQPPIVVPGTASCGEKVGTAPSDAIVLFDGTPESLENWTDTKGNKTKWVFVDGALESVKKAGYIQTKEKFGSCQLHVEWASPSTVKGSGQGRGNSGVFLMGTYEVQVLDCYDNKTYPDGQAAALYGRKKPLVNASRKPGEWQTYDIVFHRPIFDGSGNVLRKATFTVLHNGVLVQDHVFLSGGTGWKGAHSASDYQAHADALPISLQDHGNPVRYRNIWVRPLAD; encoded by the coding sequence ATGAAGCATGGGAAGATCGCCGCTATAATCACGTTATGTGTTTGGTCTGCCGTTTGCGTTGCCGAACCGGGGACGCCACTCAGTGAGCCGGTCATCAAGAAATGGACTGAGCCCGGGGAAAAGGGGAAGACGGTCGAGTTCATGACCATCGACGGTGTGATGGTGCATGAAACCGATGAGGCCAAACAACCCCAACCGCCGATTGTGGTTCCCGGCACGGCGAGCTGCGGGGAAAAGGTCGGCACGGCGCCGTCGGACGCCATCGTTTTATTTGACGGAACTCCGGAGTCGCTGGAAAATTGGACGGACACCAAGGGGAACAAGACCAAATGGGTGTTCGTTGACGGCGCCTTGGAGTCGGTGAAAAAAGCCGGGTATATCCAAACCAAGGAAAAATTTGGCTCCTGCCAGCTGCATGTCGAATGGGCTTCGCCGTCAACGGTCAAGGGCAGTGGGCAGGGGCGCGGCAACAGCGGGGTTTTCCTGATGGGAACCTACGAGGTGCAGGTGCTGGATTGCTACGATAACAAAACCTATCCGGATGGGCAGGCGGCGGCGCTGTATGGGCGGAAAAAGCCTTTGGTGAATGCCTCGCGCAAGCCCGGCGAGTGGCAGACCTACGACATTGTTTTCCACCGTCCGATCTTCGATGGATCCGGAAACGTGCTCCGGAAAGCGACCTTTACCGTTTTGCATAACGGGGTGCTGGTTCAGGATCATGTATTCCTGTCGGGCGGCACGGGCTGGAAAGGGGCGCATTCGGCCTCCGATTACCAGGCGCACGCCGACGCGCTTCCGATTTCGCTGCAGGATCACGGAAACCCCGTTCGCTATCGGAACATCTGGGTCAGGCCGCTGGCGGATTAA
- a CDS encoding alpha-L-fucosidase gives MGALLLQGIAAEQGMNEMWGESTVKLRAENAERGQLFNDGNYAMFIHWGLYSQLGNQVGDKTYYGIGEWIMNPRMAGIPVAEYRKLAGTFNPQQFDAKFIAKLAKDAGMKYIIITSKHHDGFAMYDSKACDFNITKTTPWAKDPMHELAAACRAEGLGFGFYYSHNQDWTFPGGNGGPKVDADGKSATFDDYFVKKCLPQVEEITSNYGPIELVWFDTPGKMPKEYVQQLVDVVRKNQPNALVSGRAGHGLGDYQSLGDMEVPHKNVKGMWEAVDTTNDSWAYAWYDEYWKTPKEILRRLIACVGRGGTYMLNIGPRGDGSVPERAARALRESGEWIRSYPQVVYATEASPWEHALPWGDVTVKGNKLYLSVFDWPASGKLHLPGLKTPITSAKLLKGNEGETVKFSSANGWTIFELPPVAPEKLVSVLEVDLAGAPEVDPTFGLDPEMETEVLAEFSTVEGADLSHKRWMEKFGEWKAVMHAHNWTADGKAMFEINVLKPGDYNVSLTYAGEGRLVWGVDVVGGEHIQNQQNSSHNYQKFPIGWMNFPKPGKYKVTVSCLEGDFKTSSLKGIHFMSVQ, from the coding sequence ATGGGAGCCTTGCTGCTGCAAGGTATCGCCGCCGAGCAGGGCATGAATGAAATGTGGGGAGAAAGCACCGTCAAGCTCCGTGCCGAAAATGCCGAACGGGGGCAGCTTTTCAACGATGGCAACTATGCCATGTTCATCCATTGGGGCCTCTATTCCCAGCTCGGCAACCAGGTGGGGGATAAAACCTACTACGGCATTGGCGAGTGGATCATGAATCCGCGTATGGCCGGCATCCCCGTGGCCGAATACAGGAAGCTGGCGGGAACCTTCAACCCGCAGCAGTTCGATGCCAAGTTCATTGCCAAGCTGGCGAAGGATGCCGGGATGAAATACATCATCATCACCAGCAAGCACCACGACGGCTTCGCGATGTACGATTCCAAGGCCTGCGATTTCAACATCACCAAAACCACGCCGTGGGCAAAGGACCCGATGCACGAACTCGCCGCCGCCTGCCGGGCGGAAGGCCTCGGCTTCGGCTTCTACTATTCCCACAACCAGGACTGGACCTTCCCGGGCGGCAATGGTGGCCCGAAGGTCGATGCGGATGGGAAATCGGCGACGTTCGATGACTACTTCGTGAAAAAATGCTTGCCGCAGGTCGAGGAGATCACCAGCAACTATGGGCCGATCGAGCTGGTCTGGTTCGATACGCCCGGCAAGATGCCCAAGGAATATGTGCAGCAGCTCGTCGATGTGGTTCGCAAGAACCAGCCCAACGCGCTCGTTTCCGGCCGTGCCGGACATGGCTTGGGCGACTACCAGTCGCTCGGCGACATGGAAGTGCCGCACAAGAACGTGAAGGGCATGTGGGAAGCGGTCGACACCACCAACGATTCGTGGGCCTATGCCTGGTACGACGAATATTGGAAAACCCCCAAGGAAATCCTGCGCCGCCTCATCGCCTGCGTCGGCCGCGGCGGAACCTACATGCTCAATATCGGCCCCCGGGGCGACGGTTCCGTGCCGGAGCGCGCCGCCCGCGCCCTGCGCGAATCCGGCGAATGGATCCGTTCCTACCCGCAGGTGGTGTATGCCACGGAAGCATCGCCGTGGGAGCACGCGCTTCCGTGGGGCGATGTCACCGTCAAGGGCAACAAGCTTTACCTTTCCGTCTTCGACTGGCCGGCCTCCGGCAAGCTCCACCTGCCGGGCCTCAAAACCCCAATCACTTCCGCCAAGCTACTGAAGGGCAATGAAGGGGAGACGGTTAAATTTTCATCCGCTAATGGCTGGACGATTTTCGAACTTCCGCCGGTTGCTCCGGAAAAGCTGGTGTCGGTCCTCGAAGTGGATCTGGCCGGTGCGCCGGAAGTGGATCCGACCTTCGGTCTCGATCCGGAAATGGAAACGGAAGTCCTTGCCGAATTCAGCACTGTGGAGGGCGCTGATCTTTCCCATAAACGCTGGATGGAAAAATTCGGGGAGTGGAAAGCGGTGATGCATGCCCACAACTGGACTGCGGATGGAAAGGCGATGTTCGAAATCAATGTGCTCAAGCCGGGCGACTACAACGTTAGCCTGACCTATGCCGGCGAGGGGCGCCTGGTCTGGGGCGTGGATGTCGTGGGGGGCGAGCATATCCAGAACCAGCAGAATTCTTCGCACAACTACCAGAAATTCCCGATCGGATGGATGAACTTTCCGAAGCCTGGGAAATACAAGGTTACCGTCTCTTGCCTGGAAGGCGACTTCAAAACCTCCAGCCTGAAGGGCATCCACTTTATGTCCGTCCAGTAA
- a CDS encoding type IV pilus twitching motility protein PilT: MKRIDQYLEEMLEKGASDIHLSTNHQPCYRIDGEMQFQRGTEKFTDEELRELLYEFAPERNIQELEEVWDTDFAYELPGTARFRVNIFMDHEGIGSVMRQIPSRVPTFEELNIPEGVRSFCFLNKGLVIVTGPTGSGKSTTLAAMVDLINRTRRMHLITVEDPVEFKHRSLGCLVNQREVHVHTKSFSNALRAALREDPDIVLVGELRDLETMEIAIETAETGHLVFGTLHTNTAATTVDRIIDKFPADRQNQIRTMLADSLQGVIAQTLCKRIGGGRIASCEILVVTPAVAANIREGKTHQIPSIMQTGKNVGMCTFADDLLSLVKRGIISPEEAYSNAIDKPFLQKKFQEEKIALDLSRSALDDIDMHQEESENVSKSEKARKKLHINPRDTAALRELVLILATDENPDERNGHESLEYAQKLLDLTGQNDALTLMLIAASYAELQHFGEASEWAKKALKVAKANKQKDLSARILRYMNLFKRGIPLRGESA; this comes from the coding sequence ATGAAAAGAATCGATCAGTATCTTGAAGAAATGCTCGAAAAGGGCGCCAGCGATATCCATCTTTCAACGAACCACCAGCCCTGCTACCGCATTGATGGTGAAATGCAATTCCAGCGCGGAACCGAAAAGTTCACCGATGAAGAGCTGCGCGAGCTGCTCTACGAATTTGCACCCGAGCGCAATATCCAGGAGTTGGAGGAGGTGTGGGATACCGACTTTGCCTACGAGCTCCCCGGAACCGCCCGTTTCCGCGTGAATATTTTCATGGATCACGAAGGGATCGGCAGCGTGATGCGCCAGATTCCGTCGCGCGTTCCCACGTTTGAGGAGTTGAACATTCCAGAAGGCGTCCGCTCCTTCTGCTTCCTGAACAAAGGCCTCGTCATCGTTACGGGCCCGACGGGCAGTGGCAAGTCCACTACGCTCGCGGCCATGGTTGATTTGATCAACCGCACACGCCGCATGCACCTGATCACCGTTGAGGATCCGGTGGAATTCAAGCACCGCTCCCTCGGTTGCCTGGTCAACCAACGCGAAGTCCACGTGCATACGAAGAGTTTTTCCAATGCCCTTCGTGCCGCGCTCCGCGAAGACCCCGACATTGTTCTGGTGGGGGAGCTGCGCGACCTCGAAACCATGGAAATTGCCATCGAAACCGCCGAAACCGGACACTTGGTGTTTGGCACCTTGCATACCAACACCGCCGCAACAACGGTTGATCGAATCATCGATAAGTTTCCCGCCGACCGCCAAAACCAGATTCGCACCATGCTGGCCGATTCCCTCCAGGGGGTCATTGCCCAGACCCTCTGCAAGCGGATTGGCGGGGGGCGGATCGCCTCCTGCGAAATCCTCGTGGTCACCCCGGCCGTCGCGGCCAACATCCGCGAAGGAAAGACCCACCAGATCCCATCCATTATGCAGACCGGCAAAAACGTCGGCATGTGCACGTTTGCCGACGACCTGCTGAGTCTCGTGAAGCGAGGGATTATCAGTCCGGAGGAAGCCTACAGCAACGCCATCGACAAACCGTTCCTCCAGAAAAAGTTTCAAGAGGAAAAGATCGCACTCGATCTGTCGCGTTCGGCCCTCGACGATATCGACATGCATCAGGAAGAGTCCGAAAACGTCTCCAAAAGCGAAAAGGCCCGCAAAAAGCTGCACATCAATCCCCGCGATACGGCCGCCCTGCGCGAGCTGGTCCTGATCCTCGCCACGGATGAGAATCCGGACGAACGCAATGGGCATGAATCCTTGGAATATGCCCAGAAGTTGCTCGACCTCACCGGGCAGAACGATGCCTTGACCCTGATGCTCATTGCGGCGTCGTATGCCGAGTTGCAGCATTTTGGCGAAGCCAGCGAGTGGGCGAAAAAGGCGTTGAAGGTGGCCAAGGCCAATAAGCAAAAGGATTTGTCGGCCCGTATCCTGCGCTATATGAACCTCTTCAAGCGCGGGATTCCGCTCCGCGGCGAATCGGCCTAG